One part of the Lotus japonicus ecotype B-129 chromosome 2, LjGifu_v1.2 genome encodes these proteins:
- the LOC130736994 gene encoding receptor-like cytoplasmic kinase 176: protein MASPTSAKVGPQNVGKSKTRRNNEGVQSKGPSFLTRMFGCFIDLRSKPDGALSTNNKQDDFLPPSITFVTVAPGSSSKSPSTPHLSKELKHYPHLRQFTFRNLKLATGDFQSRLGEGGFGPVYKGWISHKGASPTSPGVGLPVAVKILKKNGLQGHREFVTEVNHLGGLDHPHLVKLIGYCTEGEERVLVYEYMTKGSLEHHLFRRPYVPLQWSVRMKIMLGAAKGLAYLHEEAEKPLIYRDFKSSNILLDKDYNAKLSDFGLARDGPVGDSTHVSTRVLGTQGYAAPEYIMTGHLTAKSDVYSFGVVLLEMLTGRKSMDKKRGRDAVNLVEWVRPKLRKGGSMFHELMDPQLGGQYSRRAANKVMNLALNCVSWDAKDRPVMSEVVKVLSSLPHCKEKMASSSSPSPPSPLNVGSSDNGDFINGSSARGTPSRFKASPCNLPLPSPKASGGRS from the exons ATGGCAAGCCCTACTAGTGCCAAGGTTGGGCCTCAAAATGTGGGAaaatccaagacaagaagaaacaACGAAGGTGTCCAAAGCAAAGGTCCAAGCTTTTTAACGAGGATGTTTGGGTGTTTCATAGATTTGAGGTCCAAACCTGATGGCGCCTTGAGTACTAACAACAAACAAGATGATTTTCTACCTCCTTCCATCACTTTTGTTACAG TTGCTCCCGGCTCTTCAAGCAAGAGCCCTTCTACACCTCACTTGAGCAAGGAATTGAAACATTATCCCCATCTTCGACAGTTCACCTTTCGTAACCTGAAGTTGGCAACTGGGGATTTCCAATCTCGTCTCGGTGAGGGAGGCTTTGGTCCTGTATACAAAGGCTGGATCAGTCACAAGGGGGCCTCCCCCACAAGTCCCGGAGTCGGTCTTCCGGTTGCAGTCAagattcttaaaaaaaatggaTTGCAGGGCCATCGCGAATTTGTT ACTGAAGTTAACCATCTTGGTGGTTTAGATCATCCACACCTTGTTAAGTTGATTGGTTATTGCACTGAAGGTGAAGAAAGGGTACTTGTTTATGAGTATATGACCAAAGGAAGCTTAGAGCATCATCTCTTCAGGA GACCATATGTTCCCCTTCAGTGGTCAGTgagaatgaaaatcatgcttggTGCTGCTAAGGGCCTTGCATATCTCCATGAGGAAGCTGAGAAACCTTTGATATATAGAGACTTCAAATCTTCAAACATTCTATTGGACAAG GACTACAATGCCAAACTTTCTGATTTTGGGCTTGCAAGAGATGGTCCTGTGGGAGACTCTACTCATGTCTCAACTCGTGTATTGGGAACACAAGGCTATGCAGCCCCAGAGTATATCATGACAG GGCACCTTACTGCCAAGAGTGATGTGTACAGCTTTGGCGTGGTTCTGCTTGAGATGCTGACCGGGAGAAAATCCATGGACAAAAAAAGGGGTCGAGATGCGGTTAACTTGGTTGAGTGGGTGCGACCTAAACTCAGGAAAGGGGGATCAATGTTCCATGAACTGATGGATCCTCAGCTTGGAGGTCAGTACTCAAGAAGAGCTGCTAATAAGGTGATGAATTTGGCTTTGAATTGCGTTAGCTGGGACGCGAAAGACAGGCCCGTGATGAGTGAAGTGGTGAAAGTTCTCAGCTCTCTTCCTCATTGCAAAGAGAAGATGGCTTCTTCCTCTTCACCATCCCCACCATCACCCTTGAATGTTGGCTCCTCGGACAATGGTGATTTCATAAATGGCTCTTCAGCTAGGGGCACACCGAGTCGCTTCAAAGCCTCCCCGTGCaaccttcctcttccttcaCCCAAAGCTAGTGGTGGAAGGTCATGA
- the LOC130739355 gene encoding homeobox-leucine zipper protein ATHB-20-like, producing the protein MNDPYISSIFTIISSPFTMAFPPSHTFLFHNEDHHNLLRSTSTSLNAFPSFPPQQPHFQGGGGGAAFMMKRSVSFSGLEMNNNKCDEVLHGGDDDLSDDGSQLGEKKKRLSLEQVKALERSFELGNKLEPERKMQLAKALGLQPRQIAIWFQNRRARWKTKHLEKEYEVLKKQFEAVKADNDNLKAQNHKLHAELQSLKNRECCETGTISFKKENEGSWSNGSDNSSDINLEPSRTPMMNSPAVSSDQNGKNLLPTSLKPTSITQLLQCSSRTDLQDESFSNMFHSIDDQQQNFWPWPEQHHNFH; encoded by the exons atgaatgatccATATATATCATCAATCTTCACTATTATCTCTTCTCCTTTCACCATGGCCTTTCCACCTTCTCACACCTTCCTCTTCCACAATGAAGATCACCACAACCTCCTCCGTTCAACTTCAACCTCTCTCAACGCCTTCCCTTCTTTCCCACCCCAACAACCACACTTTCAAG GTGGTGGTGGGGGTGCAGCGTTCATGATGAAGCGATCGGTGTCGTTTTCAGGCTTAGAGATGAACAACAACAAGTGCGATGAAGTGCTGCATGGCGGAGACGATGATTTGTCCGATGATGGGTCCCAGctaggggagaagaagaagaggctgaGTCTGGAGCAGGTAAAGGCGCTTGAGAGGAGCTTCGAGCTCGGGAACAAGCTTGAGCCTGAGAGGAAAATGCAGCTGGCTAAGGCTTTGGGGTTGCAGCCCAGGCAGATCGCTATATGGTTCCAGAACAGGAGGGCTAGGTGGAAGACAAAGCATCTTGAGAAGGAGTATGAAGTGCTCAAGAAGCAGTTTGAAGCTGTTAAGGCTGATAATGATAACCTTAAGGCCCAGAACCATAAACTTCATGCAGAG TTACAATCTCTTAAAAATAGGGAATGCTGTGAAACTGGAACAAtaagtttcaaaaaagaaaatgaggGTTCTTGGAGCAATGGAAGTGATAACAGCTCAGACATCAATTTGGAACCCTCAAGAACACCAATGATGAACAGTCCTGCTGTATCTTCTGATCAGAATGGTAAGAATCTTCTACCAACTTCACTAAAACCCACCAGCATAACTCAGCTTCTCCAATGCTCATCAAGAACAGATCTTCAAGATGAAAGCTTCTCCAACATGTTTCACAGCATTGATGATCAGCAGCAGAATTTTTGGCCCTGGCCTGAGCAGCACCATAATTTTCATTGa